From the genome of Perca fluviatilis chromosome 1, GENO_Pfluv_1.0, whole genome shotgun sequence, one region includes:
- the si:ch211-196h16.12 gene encoding regulator of G-protein signaling 5: MCKGISYLPSSCLEKAKEMRVMLSHLAETHHKHKILDGKAVHDLETLLNNIRGLQAFRGFLLSEFSEENLEFWLACEDYRLSPSNLQKTKSSNIYGQFINPDAPQEVNLDAETREALLSVTDSPCADTFNKAQQRIYNLMAKDSFPRFLRSPYCMEAIKAF; encoded by the exons ATGTGTAAGGGGATCTCCTACCTGCCCTCCTCATGCCTGGAGAA GGCAAAGGAGATGCGGGTGATGTTAAGCCATCTGGCTGAGACGCACCACAAGCACAA GATTCTGGATGGAAAAGCTGTCCACGACCTGGAAACTCTGCTTAACAACATAC GCGGTCTGCAGGCGTTTCGTGGGTTCCTGCTTTCAGAGTTCAGCGAAGAGAACCTCGAGTTCTGGCTGGCCTGCGAGGACTACAGGCTGTCTCCTTCAAACCTGCAGAAGACCAAGTCCAGCAACATCTACGGCCAGTTTATCAACCCTGACGCTCCACAGGAG GTAAACTTGGACGCTGAGACCCGGGAAGCTCTGTTGAGTGTGACGGACTCTCCGTGTGCCGACACGTTCAACAAGGCTCAACAGAGAATCTACAATTTGATGGCGAAAGACTCCTTCCCGAGGTTCCTGCGCTCCCCTTACTGCATGGAGGCCATTAAAGCTTTTTAA
- the c1h19orf53 gene encoding leydig cell tumor 10 kDa protein homolog, translating to MAQGSKKFKTQRPGSSKKHQQNKQKGPKKGGRTIAPKKAQVVQQQKLKKGLEVAIRNKIEQEVTQKASSSLHKPLSVVKGAEGKGNPGATRPGTSSK from the exons ATGGCTCAAGGTTCAAAGAAGTTTAAAACTCAGCGGCCAGGATCCTCtaaaaaacaccaacaaaacaaacagaaaggacCGAAGAAAGGAG gGAGGACAATTGCACCAAAGAAGGCTCAAGTGGTTCAGCAACAGAAGCTGAAGAAG GGTCTAGAGGTTGCCATCAGGAACAAGATTGAACAGGAGGTGACCCAGAAGGCAAGCTCATCCCTCCACAAGCCACTGAGTGTGGTTAAAGGGGCTGAAGGTAAAGGCAACCCAGGAGCGACCCGTCCAGGAACCAGCTCCAAATAG
- the mri1 gene encoding methylthioribose-1-phosphate isomerase, which translates to MTLEAIRYRSGSLQILNQLLLPHKTAYDEIRSVQDAYEAIKSMKVRGAPAIAIVGCLSLAVELRAGAGGDDPVTFIRESLCHLTSARPTAVNMGRAARELMEFAENESMEKNSEQLRESVIAWIEDMLERDVNDNKKIGNYGAQHILSGVPRDSVTILTHCNTGSLATAGYGTALGVVRSLHALSRLKRVYCTETRPYNQGSRLTAYEAVAEGIPATLITDSMAALTMREMDITAVVVGADRVVANGDTANKVGTYQLAIAAKHHGIPFYVAAPSTSCDLSLESGRDIVIEVRPPEELTSINGIPIAAPGIEVWNPAFDVTPHQLITGGIITELGVFLPSELQAALTGRLTAL; encoded by the exons ATGACGCTGGAAGCGATCCGCTACCGGTCCGGGTCTCTGCAGATCCTAAaccagctgctgctgccacACAAGACCGCTTACGATGAGATCCGCTCGGTGCAGGACGCTTACGAGGCCATCAAGTCCATGAAG gtGCGGGGCGCCCCGGCCATCGCCATCGTCGGCTGCCTAAGCCTGGCTGTGGAGTTGCGGGCAGGCGCCGGGGGGGACGATCCCGTGACCTTTATTAGGGAGTCTCTGTGTCACCTGACCTCAGCTCGGCCCACCGCCGTCAACATGGGCCGCGCCGCCCGCGAGCTGATGGAGTTTGCTGAGAACGAGAGCATGGAGAAGAATTCGGAGCAGCTCAGAGAAAG TGTAATTGCCTGGATCGAAGACATGCTGGAGCGTGACGTCAATGACAATAAGAAGATCGGGAACTATGGCGCCCAGCACATCCTGTCTGGCGTTCCGAGGGACTCTGTGACCATCCTCACACACTGCAACACCGGCTCGCTGGCCACTGCTGGATACGGGACCGCACTCG gtgtggtGCGAAGCCTCCACGCGCTGAGCAGGCTGAAGCGTGTGTACTGCACAGAGACGAGGCCGTACAACCAGGGATCCAGACTGACGGCTTATGAGGCGGTAGCAGAGGGAATCCCTGCTACACTTATTACAGACAGCATGGCAGCCCTCACCATGAGAGAAATGGAcatcacag CTGTGGTGGTGGGTGCAGACAGGGTGGTTGCCAACGGCGACACTGCCAACAAGGTGGGCACATACCAGCTGGCCATTGCCGCAAAGCACCATGGGATTCCGTTCTATGTTGCCGCACCCAGCACGTCATGCGACTTGAGCCTAGAGAGCGGCAGGGACATCGTCATAGAAGTGCGCCCCCCTGAAGAACTCACCAGTATAAATGGAATCCCCATTGCTGCCCCGG GTATCGAGGTGTGGAACCCAGCGTTTGACGTGACCCCTCACCAGCTCATCACAGGAGGCATCATCACAGAGCTGGGAGTCTTCCTCCCCTCTGAGCTCCAGGCGGCACTCACCGGCCGCCTCACTGCCCTCTAG
- the slc25a23a gene encoding calcium-binding mitochondrial carrier protein SCaMC-1 isoform X1: MGAKWTWFPWAHCQDRKSPGPDQEREKRWAELFDQLDLNKDGHIDILELRTGLAGRGLIRGSLERMVAAGDTNKDGVLDFEEFTEYLRTHEKELKLMFRSLDRNNDGQIDAAEIQHSLHNIGVDISLEDATRILQRMDKDGTMTIDWNEWRDYFLFNPLTNMEDIARYWKHSMMLDIGEQLTVPDEFSEEEKKSGYVWRQLLAGAMAGSVSRTGTAPLDRLKVFRQVHGAIDFKGNVLSSFQYMLKEGGPWSLWRGNGINVLKIAPEIAIKFTAYEQIKNVMRSRNETRNLRIHERFVAGSLAGATAQTAIYPMEVLKTRLTLRKTGQYSGIADCAKQILQREGVTAFYKGYVPNLLSIVPYAGVDLAVYETLKFAWLNRNRGLTDPGVMVLVGCGAVSSTCGQLASYPLALIRTRMQAQASVKGAPKPSMLALLHNIVTQDGVAGLYRGISPNLLKVVPAVSMSYVVYEYTRIVLGVDIEGRRGGKGKG, translated from the exons ATGGGAGCCAAATGGACTTGGTTCCCTTGGGCGCACTGCCAGGACAGAAAATCCCCTGGTCCGGACCAGGAGAGGGAGAAGCGCTGGGCTGAGCTCTTTGATCAGCTGGACCTCAACAAAGATGGACACATCGACATCCTCGAATTGCGAACAGGGCTGGCAGGCAGAGGGCTTATTAGAGGCTCCCTGGAGAGG ATGGTGGCAGCCGGGGACACCAACAAAGATGGGGTACTAGACTTCGAAGAGTTCACGGAGTATCTCCGCACCCATGAAAAAGAGCTCAAACTCATGTTTCGTAGTCTTGACAGGAACAATGACG GTCAGATAGATGCAGCGGAGATCCAGCACTCTCTACACAACATTGGTGTGGACATTAGCCTCGAGGATGCCACCAGGATTTTGCAAAG AATGGACAAAGACGGTACCATGACCATTGACTGGAATGAGTGGCGAGACTATTTCCTCTTTAACCCTCTCACTAACATGGAGGACATAGCGCGCTACTGGAAACATTCAATG ATGTTGGATATAGGTGAGCAGTTGACAGTCCCAGATGAATtttctgaggaggagaagaagtcTGGCTATGTGTGGCGGCAGCTGTTGGCTGGAGCCATGGCTGGATCTGTATCTCGAACTGGGACTGCTCCCTTAGACCGCCTCAAAGTCTTCCGACAG GTTCATGGTGCCATTgattttaaagggaatgtgctGAGCAGTTTTCAGTACATGCTGAAAGAAGGAGGACCTTGGTCGCTGTGGAGGGGCAATGGAATCAATGTGCTTAAGATTGCCCCAGAAATTGCTATCAAGTTCACAGCTTATGAACAG ATCAAGAATGTGATGCGTAGCAGAAATGAAACCAGAAATCTGAGGATTCATGAGAGGTTTGTTGCCGGCTCCTTGGCTGGAGCTACAGCTCAGACAGCCATCTACCCAATGGAG GTGCTGAAGACTCGTCTCACACTAAGAAAAACAGGCCAATACTCAGGAATCGCAGACTGTGCCAAACAGATCCTACAGAGAGAAGGTGTCACAGCCTTCTACAAGGGCTATGTACCCAACCTGCTGAGTATTGTCCCGTACGCTGGCGTTGACTTGGCTGTCTACGAG ACTCTGAAGTTTGCCTGGCTGAACAGAAACCGAGGTTTAACTGACCCAGGAGTCATGGTGCTGGTCGGCTGCGGTGCCGTTTCCAGCACCTGTGGACAGCTGGCAAGTTACCCGCTAGCACTGATCCGCACTCGAATGCAGGCACAAG CTTCAGTGAAGGGAGCCCCTAAACCCTCCATGTTGGCCTTGCTTCACAACATCGTGACTCAGGATGGTGTGGCCGGACTTTATCGAGGAATTTCCCCCAACCTGCTGAAAGTCGTTCCTGCTGTCAGCATGTCCTACGTCGTCTATGAATACACAAGGATAGTCCTGGGAGTGGACATTGAGGGTAGGAGGGGTGGGAAAGGGAAGGGGTAG
- the slc25a23a gene encoding calcium-binding mitochondrial carrier protein SCaMC-1 isoform X2, producing the protein MGAKWTWFPWAHCQDRKSPGPDQEREKRWAELFDQLDLNKDGHIDILELRTGLAGRGLIRGSLERMVAAGDTNKDGVLDFEEFTEYLRTHEKELKLMFRSLDRNNDGQIDAAEIQHSLHNIGVDISLEDATRILQRMDKDGTMTIDWNEWRDYFLFNPLTNMEDIARYWKHSMMLDIGEQLTVPDEFSEEEKKSGYVWRQLLAGAMAGSVSRTGTAPLDRLKVFRQVHGAIDFKGNVLSSFQYMLKEGGPWSLWRGNGINVLKIAPEIAIKFTAYEQIKNVMRSRNETRNLRIHERFVAGSLAGATAQTAIYPMEVLKTRLTLRKTGQYSGIADCAKQILQREGVTAFYKGYVPNLLSIVPYAGVDLAVYETLKFAWLNRNRGLTDPGVMVLVGCGAVSSTCGQLASYPLALIRTRMQAQASVKGAPKPSMLALLHNIVTQDGVAGLYRGISPNLLKVVPAVSMSYVVYEYTRIVLGVDIEGGL; encoded by the exons ATGGGAGCCAAATGGACTTGGTTCCCTTGGGCGCACTGCCAGGACAGAAAATCCCCTGGTCCGGACCAGGAGAGGGAGAAGCGCTGGGCTGAGCTCTTTGATCAGCTGGACCTCAACAAAGATGGACACATCGACATCCTCGAATTGCGAACAGGGCTGGCAGGCAGAGGGCTTATTAGAGGCTCCCTGGAGAGG ATGGTGGCAGCCGGGGACACCAACAAAGATGGGGTACTAGACTTCGAAGAGTTCACGGAGTATCTCCGCACCCATGAAAAAGAGCTCAAACTCATGTTTCGTAGTCTTGACAGGAACAATGACG GTCAGATAGATGCAGCGGAGATCCAGCACTCTCTACACAACATTGGTGTGGACATTAGCCTCGAGGATGCCACCAGGATTTTGCAAAG AATGGACAAAGACGGTACCATGACCATTGACTGGAATGAGTGGCGAGACTATTTCCTCTTTAACCCTCTCACTAACATGGAGGACATAGCGCGCTACTGGAAACATTCAATG ATGTTGGATATAGGTGAGCAGTTGACAGTCCCAGATGAATtttctgaggaggagaagaagtcTGGCTATGTGTGGCGGCAGCTGTTGGCTGGAGCCATGGCTGGATCTGTATCTCGAACTGGGACTGCTCCCTTAGACCGCCTCAAAGTCTTCCGACAG GTTCATGGTGCCATTgattttaaagggaatgtgctGAGCAGTTTTCAGTACATGCTGAAAGAAGGAGGACCTTGGTCGCTGTGGAGGGGCAATGGAATCAATGTGCTTAAGATTGCCCCAGAAATTGCTATCAAGTTCACAGCTTATGAACAG ATCAAGAATGTGATGCGTAGCAGAAATGAAACCAGAAATCTGAGGATTCATGAGAGGTTTGTTGCCGGCTCCTTGGCTGGAGCTACAGCTCAGACAGCCATCTACCCAATGGAG GTGCTGAAGACTCGTCTCACACTAAGAAAAACAGGCCAATACTCAGGAATCGCAGACTGTGCCAAACAGATCCTACAGAGAGAAGGTGTCACAGCCTTCTACAAGGGCTATGTACCCAACCTGCTGAGTATTGTCCCGTACGCTGGCGTTGACTTGGCTGTCTACGAG ACTCTGAAGTTTGCCTGGCTGAACAGAAACCGAGGTTTAACTGACCCAGGAGTCATGGTGCTGGTCGGCTGCGGTGCCGTTTCCAGCACCTGTGGACAGCTGGCAAGTTACCCGCTAGCACTGATCCGCACTCGAATGCAGGCACAAG CTTCAGTGAAGGGAGCCCCTAAACCCTCCATGTTGGCCTTGCTTCACAACATCGTGACTCAGGATGGTGTGGCCGGACTTTATCGAGGAATTTCCCCCAACCTGCTGAAAGTCGTTCCTGCTGTCAGCATGTCCTACGTCGTCTATGAATACACAAGGATAGTCCTGGGAGTGGACATTGAGG GTGGTCTATAA